aTTTAATAAACTAAGTGAATTCAGCGTGCCTGTGCCAGACTTGTACAGTTGGGAAAAAGATTTGATGGGTTCTAGATTCCCATCTCACCAGCTCAGCAATGGCCTTTACGTGTCAGGCCGGCCAGAGCAGCCAAAAGAAAGAACACCAACAATGACTTCCGCGCCCATGCCTTATACTGGCGGTGACATAAAGAAGTCAGGAGAGCTTGGGAAAATGTTTGATATCCCTGTGGATGGCTCCAAGTCGAGGAAATCTGGACCCATAACAGGTGCAACTTCGAGGACTGGATTATATACAGGTGCTGCATCACATTCAGGACCTATCAATCCTAATGCCGCTGCTAGGACTAGCTACTCAACCTCAGGTCCCATATCATCCTCAGGGGTGCCTGGTTCAGTTTCTACAAAGAAATCAAATTCTGGGCCCCTTAGTAAGCATGGCGAGCCTATAAAAAAGTCATCTGGTCCTCAATCTGGTGGAGTGACACCAACAGGCCGCCAAAACTCAGGTCCTCAAGCACCGGTTCTCCCTGCAACAGGTCTTATTACTTCTGGTCCTATTTCTTCTGGGCCTCTGAATTCCTCTGGGGCCCCAAGAAAGGTCTCCGGTCCTTTGGACTCAATGGGGTCAGCCAAGTTTCATGGCCCTTCTGTTGTTAACAGCCAGGCTGTGACAACTCTCAGTCAAAATGATGTGTATTCCTTTAAGAGGAGCTTCCCTAAACCTATTCTGTGGGCAATGATTTTGTTATTTGTGATGGGCTTTATTGCCGGGGGATTTATACTTGGAGCGGTGCACAATGCTATTCTGCTGATCGTTGTTGTGGTTCTCTTTGGAATTGTTGCTGCATTATTCGTATGGAACTCTTGCTGTGGTGGAAGTGCTATAATTAGTTTTATTTCCCGCTATCCAGATGCTGAACTGAGAACAGCCAAAAATGGCCAATATGTCAAGGTTTCTGGGGTATGTATTTTTCCATAACATGATAAGATCTTACTTGTTACCATTTGAAGTTTGTGCAGTTCTGGTGCTTGATTCAGAATTAGAATCGTCGGTCATGGGCTCTTTTAATTTCTTTTCCCTTTAAAGCTTATATTATGCCAATTAGGGATCCATTTGTCGTATATGTCTATTCTTAGCTATACctgatataaaaaaaaaatcttagcTACAATGCTAGCGTTATAAAAAATACCTTTAGTTCATATCTTAATTATGTTAATAAGATCCGGCAATCATTTCAGGTTTGTTTCCCTTCACCCCCTCAAAATTTTGAGAGGGGAATAAGATACCCGTAAACTATGGATAGGTATAGTCCACTCCCGCACTATGCATTTTCTGTTGAGTTTGGGGATATTTTAATGAGTGATTAAGTAAAATGATTAAAGCATCTTCGTAACAGATAGTAATTAACGTGACAGAATAGGTCATGTATGGTAATACTAAACCATCTAGTTTTTATGAATTGATTTTACTGttgaactttttaaaaaatgatctCTATTTATCATTATTGTTAGGGAGAGAGAAAATAAACATTACGTTTGCGTTGGTTTTTCAAATGGAACTAATTACTCCCGTATTAGTGCATTCCGTTTTCTCCTCTGTATCGTCACACACAGAAAGAAAGAACGAAAAAGCTCGGCCCACTTTATTTAGATTCACAAATGCAATTTCTTTAAGTAATTGGAGCCAACTACCGAATTGCGAAAAAGAGGAATAGCAATTGCCAATCCTCTCGTTCTTTCTATTTCTCTGGTTTAAATATGGATTGAAGCATACTTGATTTGATATTACAAAGTAGAAATTACGAGATAAAACAAATAATTGTTTTTTTGATAATCATTTTTTATCCTTTGGGTCTTTCTTCCAAGAAATACATGTTCCACTGGACAACcaactttttttttgtttttcttttattcaGTATATAAATGTTGTGCTTTGTCAAGTCAGTTTCCTTTTGTTTCATCAAGTATTAATTCCCCTTTCTGGATGAggacttttttttccttttgttcaACCCTCATTAGAATATTCTCAAACTAGTCAAAAATGCATGAACAGCGAGGCGTTTTGTCCCTATTGAAAGTCTAAGAAGATATCTCATCCCTCATCTTAAAATTGATGGGGTAAAATGAAATACCATCATTTTATGCAGTACTTTTATGGCTTAACCAGTGTTATTAGAAGCCATTGCTTTGTTGCTATTAAGGCAATGGAGCAATGGGAAGTGAGGGGACAAAGTGATGTGCTTCGAAGAAGCGTACACTTCAAATGATAATGTGCTAAGTGATTCAGGCAAGATGGATTTGATTAGTTGAGTGTAACTTCAAAAGattgaagaaaaaaagaaaataagaggAGAAAACATAGGGCCTTTTACTAACTGGGTACTAAGACTCCTTTCCACGTATGCTCAAGTGTTCTCTTTGTTGTCGCCCTCTTCTTGTTCTCAAGTTTGTAATGATTTATCTTCTACTACTGATCTGCTTTTCTTGGTTTACTTCCTTTTCTGGGTTAAATGATGATTCTTTCTTCTTGTATGCAAGTCCTCTTCTTCTGCTCTTCTTATTCTATGCTTCTCTCTTCTACTTGCTTAGTATATTTACTTGGGTAGTTTAATATGAAATTGAATATATTTGTTACAACTAAATATAAAATTGATTTCTGCAAATTAGTTCCTTTTTGTAGTTGATTAAATGAAAGCTGAAGATCAATTTTGTGATTGAGAATTTCTTTATGCAGTCTTGTTGAAATTATGTGTTAATGATGTTTAATTTGGGTTGCTGGATTAATATTGATGTTATTGTTTACTGGATACTAAAATTAGTAATTTTAGGTGTAATCTGATGCCATGCTGCAGCttatttgaagaactttttctattttttgtaaATTGTGCATTTCATTCCGAAAAATCGTGCCGAAGAGTCTTGTCATTTTTACGCCTTTCCCGTTTAAAAACACAAGATTAATGTGTTAAGTGTATATTAGTGGTCGGTTGAAGATTATAGATGTTTTTGGCTTTATATGGTGTTGTGATCTTAGTAGTTAGCACGTAACAAGTCTATCATTAGAACTTGTCTCTAATATCTAATAAGCTTTAAGAATTGTTTTTTTCCTTGTTGTAGTTCCCCGTGGTCAACTTAAGACGAGTTTAAATGGACAATTGTTATTGTCAGTGATGATTCATATAGCCGATTCCAATTTGTTTGGGACTCAGGCATAAAAGTTGTAGTTCATAGTGGTCTTGGTCCTAATGTCATGACCATATGTGAATATGTGAATGTTGTGACGCTCTCTCTTTTTAGAGTTTAATATATTACAACAAACATGTGTCTTTCTATTTAGTTAATCACTTAGTTGTGCTATCAATCATATTGTATTACCTTACCTTTTTTTTTCGATCGGTATATTACCTTACCTTATGTATGGATTTTGTTCTTAAATCTCTTTCCTAAACTTTTACTCATATTTATCTTTCAAGATGAAAATCGATTTCTACCACTTAGAAATTCCCCGTCTCAATCTAAATTATTTTGAAGTGTTATTACTAAGTTTTCAGCAGATGTCCTCAATCAGTACAATTTAGTTAATTTTCTTTTTGATATGGTAACCCCATCCACCCGAAACCTCCCCCTAAGGAGTCAACCGTGGTCCTTTCCCACTTTGTTCCCTTGTTGACTTGAAACTCCAACCAACCTGAAGGTTGGAGATGAAGGATCCTTTCCACTAGGCTACCTCTTCTTCAGTTTAGTTACTCATATGGTACTAGGTAAGAAAATCTATTGACAAATAAGAGATAACACTTGGTATATGCTCTTCAAAAGGTAACTTCACCTTTTTCACCTCTCCACATACTTTTTCTTCATGGTCAAATCAAAGTGGTTGTTACTCCGGTGCAACTAGATTTGATTATTTCCTTCCTCCCCTTTTTGAGGGACATGATGGCCAGCAATAGCAGCGGTCTGTTGAAGTTAGGTGAACTATATCTTGGAAGTGTAGATGGGTTTTATTAGTAATGCTTTGTAGATGGCTTAGGTGTTAGTCTGCAGTAGATGAAAAGTAGCACATGGTTGTTGTGTGATGGTGTTGGCAGCACTTTTGGTAGTTCTTTTCTGGAAGGAGTTAACTCGGTATTTGCATATGGTTTGCTGACAGGCAGCTGCAGTGATTTCGGTGGCTGATATAATGGCTTCTCCAATTGTTTCTGCACTGTGGCTGAGTGTCTAGGTGGAGTGTTTCTTAGTGGTGAAGGTTATTAGCAAGGACATGGGTGAAAGGTGCTCACTGGTGCAACCAGGTGGTATGCTGTTGGGCTCATGGCGTCGTGGTCGGGTTTTCTTAGCAGTTAATGATATTTGGAACATACTAATAAAAATTTTCAATGGCTTTTGGTCTTGAAGGAGTTGTTCTTGCCTTTTTTGAATCCCAAATACCAGGGAGAGGTAAGGGAAACAAAATTGTAGGTATCAATTTAAGTAAGAAACACTATCTCTGGACTATCATTAGATGCATAGGATTGACTTTATGTTACAGTTGATGGATTGTTGAATGTTGTCATTGGTGCAACTACTGAACCAATTGTCTTCCCTACCGACAATTTATTTGATGCTGCGAAGTTTGGAATAGGAAGATAAGAGCTTAGTGTCAAGGGACTATTTCCTTTTCTTTGGGTGTCTTTGTATTCAACTAATTGGTGCTATGTGAAAGTTAGATCTATTATTATTGATGCTCAAGTCCTCATTTGCGTGATGGAAATGATAGGATTGAATTGTATCAGAAAAAGGCATGGCAGTGTTCATCCTTCTCACTCATGCATGCTTTTCATAAGCAGATGAATAGAACATCATCCTTAAGGTCTGGTGCGTGGTGTAGAAATGAGATGTAGTTGCACTATTCTCGTGTCCAGAAGCGGAACTAACTCTTCTTTAGCAGCTGTGCTTTGTTAGCTTCTTCTTAGCTACTAGTTTGTAGCCAACTATGCGATGGCACTTATATTATTGAAAGTTGCTAGGATAGAACTGCGGGATATTGGTCGTCTCTTTATGGGATAAAGCTATTATTGCTATTTAGCCCGAAATGACGTTTTAACATATGAATATTGAGATTCTTCTGAAGTGATGTTTTAACATATGAACATTGAGATTCTTCTGTTCAACATTTTCTTTTCCAGTTGTTGATTGACATCTGTCCAAACTATACGTACTATAACACTCTATTTTCATGAAGGTGGTGACTTGTGGAAACGTGCCTCTTGAGTCATCCTTTCAAAAAGTTCCTAGGTGTGTCTATACATCTACAAGTTTATATGAGTATCGAGGATGGGATTCAAAAGCTGCAGGTCCTACTCACCGTCGTTTTACATGGGGCCTCAGATCTTCAGAAGTGAGTCGCTAGGCAGATTTCCTAATCTTCGTGTCCTGTTTAGATTCAATCAAATTCTTGTAATTGTTACTTTGCTGACTGGTATTCTTTGTCCATACTGTTTTGCAGAGGCATGTAGTCGATTTTTATATCTCTGATTTTCAGTCAGGGTTAAGAGCATTGGTTAAGAGTGGCTGTGGTGCAAAGGTGACTCCTTATGTAGACGAGTCGATAGTTGTTGACGTGGATCCATTGAATAATGAGTTATCTCCAGAATTTATCAGGTGGTTGAGAGAAAGAAATCTTTCAAGTGATGATCGCATAATGCGACTGAAGGAAGGGTATGGAAATTGCTAGTACATTATGCTTAATCCTATTGCTCCGAGGCACTAAAGTTGGAATTCAATGTAGCTTGATgacttttatttcttttatttttcggCAACATCTGCGGAACACGTCAAGTGAATGTGTACCCATGTGTTGAATTATCTCAATGCTAATATTACTGTCTTACTGATATAGGTATATAAAAGAAGGAAGTACAGTTAGCGTGATTGGAGTGGTTCAAAGGAATGAGAACGTGCTTATGATAGTCCCTCCTCCCGAGCCATTTACAACAGGTTGCCAGTGGCTGAAATGTATATTTCCGGCTAGCCTTGAGGGCATTGTGTTAAGATGTGAAGATGCGTCAAAAGTTGATGCTATACCAGTATGATAGGTTATGTTCAACGTACTTAAGATGGTATGTGTGATGTTAGGTACTTTAAGATGTTTATTGTGGAGAGATGTCTGAAAATAGTTGGTGTTCAATTTCCTGTATAGTTACTAGCTTTTGTTTTTAACTTTTATTAGACAATATTGTAATGAAGGAATGGTT
This is a stretch of genomic DNA from Nicotiana tomentosiformis unplaced genomic scaffold, ASM39032v3 Un00008, whole genome shotgun sequence. It encodes these proteins:
- the LOC104110807 gene encoding uncharacterized membrane protein At1g16860-like: MGSRFPSHQLSNGLYVSGRPEQPKERTPTMTSAPMPYTGGDIKKSGELGKMFDIPVDGSKSRKSGPITGATSRTGLYTGAASHSGPINPNAAARTSYSTSGPISSSGVPGSVSTKKSNSGPLSKHGEPIKKSSGPQSGGVTPTGRQNSGPQAPVLPATGLITSGPISSGPLNSSGAPRKVSGPLDSMGSAKFHGPSVVNSQAVTTLSQNDVYSFKRSFPKPILWAMILLFVMGFIAGGFILGAVHNAILLIVVVVLFGIVAALFVWNSCCGGSAIISFISRYPDAELRTAKNGQYVKVSGVVTCGNVPLESSFQKVPRCVYTSTSLYEYRGWDSKAAGPTHRRFTWGLRSSERHVVDFYISDFQSGLRALVKSGCGAKVTPYVDESIVVDVDPLNNELSPEFIRWLRERNLSSDDRIMRLKEGYIKEGSTVSVIGVVQRNENVLMIVPPPEPFTTGCQWLKCIFPASLEGIVLRCEDASKVDAIPV